From a region of the Marmota flaviventris isolate mMarFla1 chromosome 13, mMarFla1.hap1, whole genome shotgun sequence genome:
- the Hrct1 gene encoding histidine-rich carboxyl terminus protein 1, with protein MLGLLESKAPVGWIIGAAVSILLLLLLLAICLFHEPQDHDMERNLPAGGERRVRRARRAQRWLFQGRGPLGNIHQHHHHHHHPGHVNQGPRVGLHHHNHHQLHLQHHHLHHSPHHLHHAHRGCR; from the coding sequence ATGCTCGGCCTCCTGGAGAGCAAGGCCCCTGTGGGTTGGATCATAGGTGCTGCTGTGTCtattctgctgctgctgctgctactggcCATCTGCCTTTTCCACGAACCACAGGACCATGACATGGAGAGGAACCTTCCAGCTGGAGGAGAACGCAGAGTCAGGAGAGCCCGGCGAGCCCAGCGTTGGCTCTTCCAGGGCCGGGGCCCTCTGGGAAACattcatcaacatcatcatcatcaccaccaccccgGCCATGTGAATCAGGGGCCCCGTGTGGGCCTCCatcaccacaaccaccaccaGCTCCACCTCCAGCACCATCACCTGCACCACTCTCCTCACCACCTCCACCATGCCCACAGAGGCTGCCGCTGA
- the Spaar gene encoding small regulatory polypeptide of amino acid response, whose translation MESAVIGVVAVLFVFTVAITCILCCFSYDSKTQDPQGGPGHSFTVATFRQEASLFSGPQAQSMPSTRNFWTVI comes from the coding sequence ATGGAGTCAGCAGTGATTGGGGTGGTGGCGGTACTGTTTGTGTTCACAGTGGCCATCACTTGTATCCTCTGCTGCTTCAGCTATGACTCAAAGACTCAGGATCCTCAGGGAGGCCCTGGCCACAGCTTCACAGTGGCCACATTTCGCCAGGAGGCTTCTCTCTTCTCAGGTCCCCAAGCCCAGTCAATGCCGAGTACCCGGAACTTCTGGACCGTCATTTGA